From the genome of Danio rerio strain Tuebingen ecotype United States chromosome 2, GRCz12tu, whole genome shotgun sequence, one region includes:
- the hs6st1a gene encoding heparan-sulfate 6-O-sulfotransferase 1-A isoform X1: protein MKDANIAARKFYYITLLRDPVSRYLSEWRHVQRGATWKTSLHMCDGRTPTPEELPPCYEGTDWSGCTLQQFMDCPYNLANNRQVRMLADLSLVGCYNMSFIPEKKRAQVLLESAKKNLRDMAFFGLTEFQRKTQYLFERTFRLKFIRPFMQYNSTRAAGVDLDNDTIQRIEELNDLDMQLYDYARDLFQQRYMYKRQLERREQRLKNQPLFPFRRTSSSDSTFRDDAPESEGSRLPTEDYMNHIINRW, encoded by the coding sequence GAAGTTCTACTACATCACACTCTTACGGGACCCTGTGTCCCGCTACCTGAGCGAGTGGAGACACGTACAGCGAGGGGCCACATGGAAAACCTCCCTGCACATGTGCGATGGACGAACACCTACGCCGGAGGAGTTACCCCCCTGCTACGAGGGCACCGACTGGTCAGGGTGCACGTTACAGCAGTTCATGGACTGTCCATACAACCTGGCGAATAACCGACAGGTGCGCATGCTGGCCGACCTCAGCCTGGTGGGCTGCTACAACATGTCCTTTATCCCGGAAAAGAAGCGGGCGCAGGTGCTACTTGAGTCAGCCAAGAAGAACCTACGAGACATGGCCTTCTTTGGCTTGACGGAGTTCCAGCGGAAAACGCAGTATTTGTTCGAACGGACCTTCCGTCTCAAGTTCATCCGGCCCTTCATGCAGTATAACAGCACGCGGGCTGCCGGTGTTGACCTCGATAATGACACGATACAGCGTATCGAGGAGCTCAACGACCTGGACATGCAGTTATACGACTACGCCAGGGATCTTTTCCAGCAGCGCTACATGTACAAGCGGCAACTGGAGCGAAGAGAGCAGCGCCTAAAGAACCAGCCTCTTTTTCCCTTTCGGCGGACGTCCAGTTCCGACTCTACTTTCAGGGATGACGCGCCAGAGTCCGAAGGATCTCGATTGCCCACGGAGGACTATATGAATCACATTATCAACCGCTGGTAG